One window of Myxococcus virescens genomic DNA carries:
- a CDS encoding YIP1 family protein, with the protein MCAVHPELLSLHACGRCGSFACAQCLRKGPGDEPLCAACHDRVPADALPWDRRDELGTLRAYWQTCVAVMLRPSATFARARPKGSVGSSLGFVALSNLAASFTTALLYMALLFSIPREMMDGDNVSQNRFRLAGVGVIGVMMVLVPVVGMLVALINSALDHLVFRMEGTGQPFEVTLRANALSLSPYMMGLIPFCGMYGGPFWALGLRIYAYRSLHRTGWGTAAVAALAVPLLSCGLFFAAYAVMAVVGASTGR; encoded by the coding sequence GTGTGTGCCGTCCACCCGGAGCTGCTCAGCCTGCATGCGTGTGGCCGGTGCGGCAGCTTCGCGTGCGCGCAGTGCCTGCGGAAGGGGCCCGGGGACGAGCCCCTGTGCGCCGCGTGTCATGACCGCGTGCCCGCGGATGCCCTGCCGTGGGACCGGCGCGATGAGTTGGGGACCCTGCGGGCGTACTGGCAGACCTGTGTGGCGGTGATGCTGCGTCCCTCGGCCACCTTCGCGCGCGCGCGGCCGAAGGGTTCGGTGGGCAGCTCCCTGGGCTTCGTGGCGCTGTCCAACCTGGCCGCCTCCTTCACCACGGCGCTTCTCTACATGGCCCTCCTCTTCTCCATCCCGCGTGAGATGATGGATGGCGACAACGTCTCCCAGAACCGGTTCCGGCTGGCCGGAGTCGGGGTGATCGGGGTGATGATGGTGCTGGTGCCCGTCGTGGGCATGCTCGTCGCGCTCATCAACTCCGCGCTGGACCACCTCGTGTTCCGGATGGAGGGCACCGGTCAGCCCTTCGAGGTCACCCTGCGCGCCAATGCCCTGTCGCTGTCGCCCTACATGATGGGGCTGATTCCCTTCTGTGGCATGTATGGCGGGCCCTTCTGGGCCCTGGGGCTGCGCATCTACGCGTACCGGAGCCTGCACCGCACGGGCTGGGGCACCGCGGCGGTGGCCGCCCTGGCGGTGCCGCTGCTCTCCTGTGGTCTGTTCTTCGCTGCCTACGCGGTGATGGCGGTCGTGGGCGCCAGCACCGGCAGGTAG
- a CDS encoding energy transducer TonB, with translation MPGLVSLLLLSAPVLAAEPATQDQAAFEAELQRNLEAFEQNMDRSMPIPCGRPPMRPERIKGEDLQFDPSRLTHIKATTYQLRCTIHLDGTATDCLMLKPGVGLDAKNRETIKQWRFKPALYKDKPTATTCMLFGKLTPRPEN, from the coding sequence ATGCCCGGGCTTGTCTCCCTCCTCCTGCTGTCCGCGCCCGTCCTGGCCGCCGAGCCCGCGACTCAGGACCAGGCGGCATTCGAAGCCGAACTCCAGCGCAACCTGGAGGCCTTCGAGCAGAACATGGACCGCAGCATGCCCATCCCCTGCGGCCGCCCGCCGATGCGCCCCGAGCGAATCAAGGGAGAGGACCTCCAGTTCGACCCTTCGCGACTCACCCACATCAAGGCGACCACCTATCAGCTCAGGTGCACCATCCATCTCGACGGGACGGCCACCGACTGCCTGATGCTCAAGCCCGGAGTGGGCCTGGACGCGAAGAACCGGGAGACCATCAAGCAGTGGCGCTTCAAGCCGGCCCTCTACAAGGACAAGCCCACCGCGACGACCTGCATGCTGTTCGGCAAGCTGACGCCACGGCCGGAGAACTGA
- a CDS encoding serine hydrolase domain-containing protein, which yields MRLAFVRYGAAVLLGLAGPVSLAAPRASLGMVCEPASLDAEQSPRAFSEEVRGALDAVVRAELSQGPVAGLSVGVTRGAERWVCAYGLRDVGRKLPATPRTTYRMASVTKSFTAVAVLQLVEQGKLSLDADISTLVPAYPAKQWPVTVRDLLGHVSGVPTYDGVASTRNVKAVSTEAAIAAFAGKPLAFEPRTRYLYTTWGYNLLGAAVETASGQSYRDYLREHIFKPAGMPNADLDITATRDEHQAKGYRIQGAALKPSRFLDVSSRFAGGGTRATVGDMLGFGRAVLSHTLVSRETMGRMQTSMSTTDGRLTDYGMGFATYPLRGHYVVAHAGGQPETTTLLMMLPAEDTVIALASNVEGEARRMRRLSIRLLEQVLEEGNTRRDAYVADPVDAVVHEGLSRVASYGLSYHQWATRGPGVLPEETDLPGAFAQVSAMLNRKEIGRDTRVALERVRSGHDPRLRALFIRVGAHMARTLEKVHGAARLKAYTVEGPLAFFEDYLAACDAKQVPEAARIGEPLRADVLRLAASWKRAQLPELQRLRLDEEKNPEARWASLRKSVTASPGFHPDYSDELLRIAEGFAWRKQPAARRRWLERAVELQPRGLDARWALAEALLAANPEEAVLPHLREAVATPQGTLALAPRNFLKRLINAESTAVAAGLLRAGVALHPDAPELWDALAKREQSLGRKAAATAALREAKRAREAPRLEAAPAPSVPEVPGASGPVPDDHGLVPAGK from the coding sequence ATGAGACTTGCGTTCGTGCGGTATGGGGCCGCGGTGCTCCTGGGGCTCGCGGGGCCCGTGTCCCTGGCGGCGCCTCGGGCCTCGCTGGGGATGGTGTGTGAGCCCGCCAGTCTCGACGCCGAGCAGTCCCCTCGGGCCTTCTCCGAGGAAGTGCGCGGCGCCCTGGACGCGGTCGTCCGCGCCGAGCTGTCACAGGGGCCCGTCGCGGGGCTGTCCGTGGGGGTGACGCGCGGCGCGGAGCGCTGGGTGTGTGCCTATGGTCTTCGCGACGTGGGCCGCAAGCTGCCCGCGACGCCGCGCACCACGTACCGCATGGCGTCCGTCACCAAGTCCTTCACGGCGGTGGCGGTGCTGCAGTTGGTGGAGCAGGGGAAGCTGAGCCTGGACGCGGACATCTCCACCCTGGTGCCGGCCTATCCGGCCAAGCAGTGGCCTGTCACGGTGAGGGACTTGCTGGGCCACGTGAGCGGTGTGCCCACCTATGACGGGGTTGCGTCCACCCGCAACGTGAAGGCGGTCAGCACGGAGGCGGCCATCGCCGCCTTCGCGGGCAAGCCGCTCGCCTTCGAGCCGCGCACCCGCTACCTGTATACGACGTGGGGCTACAATCTGCTGGGCGCGGCGGTGGAGACGGCCTCCGGCCAGTCCTACCGCGACTACCTGCGCGAGCACATCTTCAAGCCCGCGGGCATGCCGAACGCGGACCTGGACATCACCGCCACGCGCGATGAGCACCAGGCCAAGGGCTACCGCATCCAGGGGGCGGCGCTGAAGCCGTCGCGCTTCCTCGACGTGTCCAGCCGCTTCGCCGGTGGTGGCACCCGCGCCACGGTGGGGGACATGCTGGGCTTCGGCCGCGCCGTGCTGTCGCACACCCTGGTGTCGCGCGAGACGATGGGCCGCATGCAGACGTCCATGTCCACCACCGACGGGCGCCTCACCGACTACGGCATGGGCTTCGCGACGTATCCGCTGCGCGGCCACTACGTGGTGGCCCACGCGGGCGGCCAGCCCGAGACGACCACGCTGCTGATGATGCTCCCCGCCGAGGACACGGTGATTGCCCTGGCCTCCAACGTGGAGGGCGAGGCGCGGCGCATGCGCCGGCTGTCCATCCGCTTGCTGGAGCAGGTGCTGGAGGAGGGCAACACCCGCCGCGATGCCTACGTGGCGGACCCGGTGGACGCGGTGGTGCACGAAGGGCTCAGCCGCGTCGCCAGCTATGGGCTGTCCTATCACCAGTGGGCCACGCGAGGCCCGGGCGTGCTGCCGGAGGAGACGGACCTGCCCGGCGCCTTCGCCCAGGTGTCCGCGATGCTGAACCGGAAGGAGATTGGCCGGGACACCCGGGTGGCGCTGGAGCGCGTCCGAAGCGGGCATGACCCGCGTCTGCGCGCCCTCTTCATCCGCGTGGGGGCGCACATGGCCCGCACGTTGGAGAAGGTCCACGGCGCGGCGCGGCTGAAGGCCTACACCGTCGAAGGCCCGCTGGCGTTCTTCGAGGATTACCTGGCCGCCTGTGACGCGAAGCAGGTTCCAGAGGCGGCGCGCATCGGCGAGCCGCTGCGCGCGGACGTGCTCCGTCTGGCCGCGAGCTGGAAGCGCGCGCAGTTGCCCGAGCTCCAGCGCCTGCGCCTGGACGAGGAGAAGAACCCGGAGGCGCGCTGGGCCTCGCTGCGCAAGTCCGTCACCGCGTCGCCGGGGTTCCATCCGGATTACTCAGACGAGTTGCTGCGCATCGCGGAGGGCTTCGCCTGGCGCAAGCAACCCGCGGCGCGGCGGCGCTGGTTGGAGCGGGCGGTGGAGCTGCAGCCCCGGGGGCTGGATGCGCGCTGGGCCCTGGCCGAGGCGTTGCTCGCGGCGAACCCGGAGGAGGCCGTGCTGCCGCATCTGCGCGAGGCCGTGGCCACGCCGCAGGGCACACTGGCGCTCGCGCCTCGGAACTTCCTGAAGCGCCTCATCAACGCGGAGTCCACCGCGGTGGCGGCGGGCCTGCTGCGCGCGGGCGTGGCGCTGCATCCGGATGCGCCCGAATTGTGGGATGCGTTGGCGAAGCGGGAGCAGTCCCTGGGCCGGAAGGCGGCGGCCACCGCGGCCCTGCGTGAGGCGAAGCGGGCGCGTGAGGCGCCCAGGCTGGAGGCCGCGCCGGCGCCCTCCGTCCCCGAGGTGCCGGGCGCCAGCGGCCCCGTGCCGGATGACCATGGGCTGGTGCCCGCGGGGAAGTGA
- a CDS encoding SGNH/GDSL hydrolase family protein, with protein MPVRPERTAEVQALAEKLGAPGAKVEDPCVAPLGNGCARTALAPFFASLDALAAGTATRPVVIEAFGNSLIAGDRIVDVLRDDLATAFGSAGRGVLLVDRMAPYGGRGRTSASSSGWQPRTLGELRAPPHSFGITGVYHVATNAKARSRFKLDGEPRGTLWWLDVPGAGAVSLSSGGKVLARTEPTGSGLSRATHFELPEDAQTLDVVAEGQGAVVQGVVLQHARPGIVLDTLGVPSSDASLYARIDGATLTSQLAERSPQLLVFFLGGNESKRIEWKRLDMEKLRTDLRALLRRAREAAPGSACLLVGPMDAVKGPGAKAQALTQRPSLEAVNAAEREVALAEGCAFFDFYAAMGGKGALARFHASGYMHDDLVHPRGAGLDVLGHLVTDALLRAYVETPPPARGVAAVMPTPSGAGATPAGVSEPSAEATP; from the coding sequence ATGCCTGTGCGTCCCGAACGGACCGCCGAGGTCCAGGCCCTGGCCGAGAAGCTGGGCGCGCCCGGTGCGAAGGTGGAAGACCCCTGCGTGGCACCCCTGGGGAACGGCTGCGCGCGCACGGCGCTGGCGCCCTTCTTCGCGTCGCTGGATGCGTTGGCCGCGGGCACCGCCACCCGACCCGTCGTCATCGAGGCCTTTGGCAACTCGCTGATTGCGGGGGACCGCATCGTGGACGTCCTGCGCGACGACCTGGCCACGGCGTTCGGAAGCGCGGGCCGGGGCGTGTTGCTCGTGGACCGCATGGCGCCCTACGGCGGGCGAGGCCGCACCAGCGCCAGCAGCAGCGGGTGGCAGCCGCGCACCCTGGGCGAGCTGCGCGCGCCTCCGCACTCTTTCGGTATCACCGGCGTGTATCACGTGGCCACGAACGCCAAGGCCCGCAGCCGCTTCAAGCTGGATGGCGAGCCGCGCGGAACGCTGTGGTGGCTGGACGTGCCAGGCGCGGGCGCGGTCAGCCTCTCCAGTGGCGGCAAGGTGCTGGCACGGACCGAGCCCACGGGAAGCGGCTTGTCGCGCGCCACCCACTTCGAGCTGCCCGAGGACGCACAGACGCTGGACGTGGTGGCCGAGGGACAGGGCGCGGTGGTGCAGGGCGTGGTGTTGCAGCACGCGCGGCCCGGCATCGTCCTGGACACGCTGGGCGTGCCTTCGTCGGACGCGAGCCTCTATGCACGCATCGACGGCGCCACGCTCACGTCCCAGCTCGCGGAGCGTTCGCCCCAGTTGCTCGTCTTCTTCCTGGGGGGCAACGAGTCCAAGCGCATCGAATGGAAGCGCCTGGACATGGAGAAGCTGCGCACGGACCTGCGGGCGCTGCTCCGTCGCGCGCGGGAGGCGGCGCCCGGAAGCGCGTGCCTGCTGGTGGGGCCCATGGACGCGGTGAAGGGGCCCGGCGCGAAGGCTCAGGCGCTGACGCAGCGCCCCTCGCTGGAGGCGGTCAACGCCGCGGAGCGGGAGGTCGCGCTCGCCGAAGGGTGTGCCTTCTTTGACTTCTACGCCGCCATGGGCGGAAAGGGGGCGCTCGCGCGCTTTCATGCGTCCGGCTACATGCATGACGACCTGGTGCACCCGCGCGGCGCGGGCCTGGACGTGCTGGGGCACCTGGTCACCGACGCGCTGCTGCGCGCCTATGTGGAGACGCCGCCGCCCGCGCGGGGTGTCGCGGCGGTGATGCCCACGCCCTCGGGAGCGGGAGCCACGCCCGCCGGGGTGTCCGAGCCCAGCGCGGAGGCGACGCCATGA
- a CDS encoding helix-turn-helix domain-containing protein, which translates to MRKLRTTRELTQEALAERSDLSVDAIRRIERGSFSPSLDTLGKLSKGLDVSLKTLFQGFERERSNAVAEICDFLSLRSGREVELAWRVIQAMFEER; encoded by the coding sequence GTGCGCAAGCTTCGGACGACCCGGGAGCTCACGCAGGAAGCGCTCGCGGAACGCAGCGACCTGTCCGTGGACGCCATCCGCCGGATTGAGCGCGGTTCGTTTTCTCCGTCCCTGGACACCCTGGGCAAGCTCTCCAAGGGGCTCGACGTCTCCTTGAAGACGCTCTTCCAGGGCTTCGAGCGCGAGCGCTCCAACGCAGTGGCGGAGATCTGCGACTTCCTGTCCCTGCGCTCGGGCCGCGAGGTCGAGCTCGCCTGGCGCGTCATCCAGGCCATGTTCGAGGAACGCTGA
- a CDS encoding GspE/PulE family protein, which translates to MNRVASLLWTLTVLVVVGGVGMWAYRHSSLGAATLLQEGGRYLQAVLSPLLAGSVALAFGLSYASGVVARRARHHAPRPKPLPKGPSISPLEVLTHDTATAVRTLLKDLGQRLGRIAAKPDPDIIAFMGQLMDGAIRLGASDIHIHPLEAGTRIAFRLHGVLEEVLSFPREHHSRLINRVKVLAKLALYDLDKPQDGHFPWTTDDGPADIRVSILPTNHGPAVALRIARTGVRLPQLPALGFPDALLAKYQELLALPQGLILVAGATGSGKTTSLYASLGHIQQSRGELTRIATIEDPIEFDVPLFAQTQVNAAQGFTFAQGLRAVLRQDPNVIMVGEIRDSETARTAIQAGLSGHLLLSTIHANSAAGAFNRFIDMGVEPFLLASATVATLSQRLVRSLCPHCRAPLPLTPEEAVRLDAAGIRRGNFFGPVGCERCEGSGYLGRTALYEMLVVSQGIRDAINAKVPSSRIQELAVQEGMVPLLAAGVERARTGDTSLREVFRVVGG; encoded by the coding sequence ATGAATCGAGTCGCGAGCCTGCTGTGGACCCTGACGGTCCTCGTGGTGGTGGGCGGCGTCGGTATGTGGGCCTACCGGCATTCGTCGCTGGGCGCCGCCACGCTCCTCCAGGAAGGCGGACGCTACCTCCAGGCCGTGCTGTCGCCGCTGCTCGCGGGCAGCGTGGCCCTGGCGTTCGGTCTGAGCTACGCCTCCGGCGTGGTGGCTCGCCGCGCACGGCACCACGCCCCCCGGCCCAAGCCCCTGCCCAAGGGCCCCAGCATCTCCCCGCTCGAGGTGCTCACCCATGACACGGCCACCGCCGTCAGGACGCTGCTCAAGGACCTGGGCCAGCGGCTGGGCCGCATCGCCGCGAAGCCGGATCCAGACATCATCGCCTTCATGGGCCAGTTGATGGACGGCGCCATCCGCCTGGGCGCCAGCGACATCCACATCCATCCGCTGGAAGCAGGCACGCGCATCGCGTTCCGCCTGCACGGCGTGCTGGAGGAAGTGCTCTCCTTCCCGCGCGAGCACCACTCGCGGCTCATCAACCGCGTCAAGGTCCTGGCGAAGCTGGCGCTGTACGACCTGGACAAGCCCCAGGACGGGCACTTCCCGTGGACCACGGACGACGGACCCGCGGACATCCGCGTGTCCATCCTCCCCACCAACCACGGCCCCGCGGTGGCGCTGCGCATCGCCCGCACCGGCGTGCGGCTGCCCCAATTGCCGGCGCTCGGCTTCCCCGACGCGTTGCTCGCGAAGTACCAGGAGCTGCTCGCGCTGCCGCAGGGCCTCATCCTGGTGGCGGGCGCCACCGGCAGCGGCAAGACGACGTCGCTGTATGCCTCGCTGGGCCACATCCAGCAGTCACGCGGCGAGCTCACGCGAATCGCCACCATCGAAGACCCCATCGAGTTCGACGTCCCCCTCTTCGCGCAGACGCAGGTCAACGCCGCGCAGGGCTTCACCTTCGCGCAGGGCCTGCGCGCGGTGCTGCGGCAAGACCCCAACGTCATCATGGTGGGTGAGATTCGCGACTCGGAGACGGCGCGCACGGCCATCCAGGCGGGCCTCAGCGGCCACCTGCTGCTCAGCACCATCCACGCCAACTCCGCCGCGGGCGCGTTCAACCGCTTCATCGACATGGGCGTGGAGCCCTTCCTGCTCGCCTCCGCGACGGTCGCCACCCTCTCGCAGCGACTGGTGCGCAGCCTCTGCCCCCACTGCCGCGCGCCCCTGCCCCTGACGCCCGAGGAGGCGGTGCGGCTGGACGCCGCCGGAATCCGGCGCGGGAACTTCTTCGGCCCCGTGGGGTGTGAACGCTGCGAGGGCAGCGGCTACCTGGGCCGCACCGCCCTCTACGAAATGCTCGTGGTCTCCCAGGGCATCCGCGACGCCATCAACGCCAAGGTGCCCAGCTCCCGCATCCAGGAGCTCGCGGTCCAGGAGGGCATGGTGCCCCTGCTGGCCGCGGGCGTCGAACGCGCTCGCACGGGCGACACGTCGCTGCGTGAAGTGTTCCGCGTCGTTGGCGGCTGA
- a CDS encoding PEGA domain-containing protein, whose protein sequence is MNTPPFPRGPVTDASSDPDAWSQSLMGRTEELAHLQAQTPQEAEPAESPAPQAQPRKRTFQAPPPPPPSPLAAVLKLCGAAAGLLAASLLVLPALRHFGAPPVTPEEVAAARPETTLAPSFDPPSEVREGEVREQRAFMEGASLLMVDSAPSGATVFVNGRTEGTTPLSVTLECVTDAPVTVKLTRRGFSSLEHTLPCRHDTMTQLFGRLRKGKSSAKP, encoded by the coding sequence GTGAACACCCCTCCCTTTCCCCGCGGCCCCGTCACGGATGCATCATCCGACCCCGATGCCTGGTCCCAGTCGCTGATGGGACGCACCGAGGAGCTGGCCCACCTCCAGGCGCAGACGCCCCAGGAGGCCGAGCCCGCCGAGTCACCCGCGCCCCAGGCCCAGCCCCGGAAGCGAACCTTCCAGGCGCCGCCACCGCCGCCGCCCAGCCCGCTGGCCGCCGTCCTCAAGCTCTGCGGCGCGGCCGCGGGCCTGCTGGCCGCGAGCCTCCTCGTGCTCCCCGCGCTCCGGCACTTCGGAGCGCCCCCCGTCACCCCGGAGGAGGTGGCCGCCGCCCGCCCCGAGACGACGCTGGCCCCGAGCTTCGACCCACCCTCGGAGGTCCGCGAGGGAGAGGTCCGTGAGCAGCGCGCGTTCATGGAAGGCGCCAGCCTGCTCATGGTCGACTCCGCTCCGTCGGGCGCGACAGTCTTTGTGAACGGTCGAACCGAAGGCACCACGCCGCTGTCAGTGACGCTGGAGTGCGTGACAGACGCTCCGGTTACGGTGAAGCTCACGCGCCGAGGCTTCAGCTCCCTGGAACACACGCTCCCATGCCGTCACGACACCATGACCCAGCTCTTCGGAAGGCTGCGCAAGGGGAAGAGCAGCGCGAAGCCGTGA
- a CDS encoding response regulator, with amino-acid sequence MSAASPTVLVVDDDADIREAVQDILSFEGYAVAQAANGQEALELLTGPHAVRPCLILLDLMMPVMDGEEFVGRIQQEQRLAEVPIILVTASGLAHLPGVRAILKKPFDMDVLLSTVGEHRH; translated from the coding sequence GTGAGCGCCGCGTCCCCTACCGTGCTCGTCGTGGACGACGACGCCGACATCCGAGAGGCCGTCCAGGACATCCTGTCCTTCGAAGGCTACGCCGTGGCCCAGGCCGCCAACGGCCAGGAGGCCCTGGAGCTGCTGACCGGCCCCCACGCGGTGCGGCCGTGCCTCATCCTGTTGGACCTGATGATGCCCGTCATGGACGGCGAGGAGTTCGTCGGCCGGATTCAGCAGGAGCAGCGCCTGGCGGAGGTGCCCATCATCCTCGTCACGGCGAGCGGCCTCGCCCACCTGCCCGGTGTCCGCGCCATCCTCAAGAAGCCCTTCGACATGGACGTGCTTTTGAGCACGGTGGGCGAACACCGCCACTGA
- a CDS encoding sensor histidine kinase has product MSLRSWLAATMGVLTLVTLAAAALLIVLTSVLDRSAATLGVAFGGIRVSEELEVGLLAHDRMVREGPVKVPRGPGGLSRFELEASLYRQMGELRRIASTEAERQRLDAVREDVDVYFSAQWDPVRAEQEAGPALDAALSGLEQVSSINVERARVARSEAERWNNMADSVGVVLCGLLLLGVLVVSVLLRRVALQPLRDISQSMRRFGAGRRRARAPEAGPTELRDMARTFNEMANSLAHQQEQQLAFLAGVAHELRNPLSALKLSTALSDRSRAQLTPERMDRTLSLVGRQVERLDRMVGDLLDATRIEAGRLELRPEVRDARELAREVVELYRSGDTGHGLRLSLPDVSVPVRADPARLEQVLHNLISNALKYSPAGSTVEVSVRREQDTAVLCVTDQGIGISEEEMRLLFAPFQRAGNARQRAPGVGLGLSVARRIVEGHGGSIDVTSQPGHGSVFCVRLAVATEAARHVEEDAGLTSPEDTLH; this is encoded by the coding sequence ATGAGCCTGCGCTCCTGGCTCGCCGCCACCATGGGGGTGCTGACGTTGGTGACGTTGGCGGCCGCCGCCCTGCTCATCGTCCTGACGAGCGTGCTCGACCGTTCGGCCGCGACCCTGGGGGTCGCCTTCGGGGGCATCCGGGTGTCCGAGGAGCTGGAGGTGGGTCTGCTGGCGCATGACCGGATGGTCCGGGAAGGCCCCGTCAAGGTGCCCCGTGGCCCGGGCGGGCTGTCGCGGTTCGAGCTGGAGGCCTCGCTGTACCGGCAGATGGGGGAGCTGCGGCGCATCGCCTCGACGGAGGCGGAGCGTCAGCGGCTCGACGCTGTCCGCGAGGACGTGGACGTCTACTTCTCCGCCCAGTGGGACCCGGTGCGCGCGGAGCAGGAGGCGGGCCCGGCGCTGGACGCCGCGTTGAGTGGCCTGGAGCAGGTCAGCTCCATCAACGTGGAGCGCGCGCGCGTGGCCCGTTCGGAAGCGGAGCGGTGGAACAACATGGCGGACTCCGTGGGCGTGGTGCTCTGCGGCTTGCTGCTGTTGGGCGTGCTCGTCGTGAGCGTGCTGCTGCGGCGCGTGGCGCTCCAGCCGCTGCGGGACATCAGCCAGTCCATGCGCCGCTTCGGCGCGGGCCGCAGGCGCGCCCGGGCCCCGGAGGCCGGGCCCACCGAGCTGCGGGACATGGCTCGCACGTTCAACGAGATGGCCAACAGCCTGGCCCACCAGCAGGAGCAGCAGCTCGCGTTCCTCGCGGGCGTGGCGCACGAGCTGCGCAATCCGCTGTCCGCCCTCAAGTTGTCCACAGCCCTGTCGGACCGCAGCCGCGCCCAGCTCACGCCCGAGCGCATGGACCGCACCCTGTCCCTGGTGGGGCGGCAGGTGGAGCGGCTGGACCGCATGGTGGGCGACCTGCTCGATGCCACCCGCATCGAAGCCGGCAGGTTGGAGCTGCGCCCGGAGGTGCGGGACGCGCGTGAGCTGGCTCGCGAGGTGGTGGAGCTCTACCGCTCCGGCGACACCGGCCATGGCCTCCGTCTCAGCCTGCCGGACGTGTCCGTGCCGGTTCGCGCGGACCCGGCCCGGCTGGAGCAGGTGCTCCACAACCTCATCAGCAACGCGCTGAAGTACTCGCCGGCGGGCAGCACCGTGGAGGTGTCCGTGCGCCGCGAACAGGACACGGCTGTCCTTTGCGTGACGGACCAGGGCATCGGCATTTCCGAGGAGGAGATGCGCCTGCTCTTCGCGCCCTTCCAGCGCGCCGGCAACGCCCGTCAGCGCGCTCCGGGCGTGGGCCTGGGCCTGTCGGTGGCCCGGCGCATCGTCGAGGGGCATGGGGGCAGCATCGACGTGACGAGCCAGCCTGGCCATGGCTCTGTCTTCTGCGTGCGGCTGGCCGTGGCCACCGAGGCCGCCCGGCATGTCGAAGAAGACGCGGGGCTGACGTCCCCCGAGGACACCCTGCACTGA
- a CDS encoding serine/threonine protein kinase: protein MDIISQPVRTLKFDGFWRWLQEHTHCILRCGSVDAMLYDHDDFHWALLEEERQHIVQVLKGKVLVGELVIPGREVTEVNIAPDPDTGTQGHFLVELMGGPKEDPQALYHFIMAHGIDPAPGHKDLKH, encoded by the coding sequence ATGGACATCATCTCCCAGCCGGTACGCACCTTGAAATTCGATGGCTTCTGGCGCTGGCTCCAGGAGCACACGCACTGCATCCTGCGGTGCGGCTCCGTGGACGCCATGCTGTATGACCACGACGACTTCCACTGGGCCCTCCTGGAAGAGGAGCGCCAGCACATCGTGCAGGTCCTCAAGGGCAAGGTGCTGGTGGGCGAGCTGGTCATCCCCGGCCGCGAGGTGACGGAGGTGAACATCGCCCCCGACCCGGACACGGGCACCCAGGGCCACTTCCTGGTGGAGCTCATGGGCGGGCCCAAGGAAGACCCGCAGGCGCTCTACCACTTCATCATGGCGCACGGCATCGACCCGGCGCCGGGGCACAAGGACCTCAAGCACTGA
- a CDS encoding glycosyltransferase family 4 protein gives MSPPPGTGIVYASFDRFPSPKGAAVHIRAFVESLGAAFGRVDLVALRDNPTAPTGPLALAEGVTYHPLESRGKDLMAQALSFRSHLAAWWRERPRASVVHVRSIFEGYPVACRKEALTDALVFEVNGLPSIELKYHYPDVADDAELLRKLVAQEDVCLSRADLVVTPSTVTAEYLVTTRGVDASRVRVIPNGADLEVFRYAPPRSLEPGRPVRLLYSGTMTSWQGVHHAIEACRLLRRDMPTVLTLVGPLRRHTRRALMDRCGDLLLEGTVELLEPLPQAELAALHHACDVVLVPLPFNDRNCVQGCCPLKLLEAMATGTPVVASNLPVVSTLAAPDEVMLIRPGSAKAIAEAVKALRADPTLGPALSAKARARVERDFPWSRAGEALVSAYEERLGMARASTRRSTAASACA, from the coding sequence GTGTCTCCCCCTCCCGGCACCGGCATCGTCTACGCGTCGTTCGACCGCTTCCCGTCGCCCAAGGGCGCCGCGGTGCACATCCGGGCCTTCGTGGAGTCACTGGGCGCGGCCTTTGGCCGGGTCGACCTGGTCGCGCTCCGGGACAACCCCACCGCGCCCACCGGGCCGCTCGCGCTGGCGGAGGGCGTGACGTACCACCCGCTGGAATCACGCGGGAAGGACCTGATGGCCCAGGCCCTGTCGTTCCGCTCGCACCTGGCGGCATGGTGGCGCGAAAGGCCGCGAGCCTCCGTCGTACACGTGCGCTCCATCTTCGAGGGCTACCCCGTCGCCTGCCGGAAGGAAGCGCTGACGGACGCGCTCGTCTTCGAGGTGAACGGCCTGCCCTCCATCGAGCTGAAGTATCACTACCCGGACGTGGCGGATGACGCGGAGCTCTTGCGCAAGCTGGTGGCGCAGGAGGACGTCTGTCTCTCGCGCGCGGACCTGGTGGTGACCCCGAGCACGGTGACGGCGGAGTACCTCGTGACGACACGGGGCGTGGACGCCTCGCGGGTGCGGGTGATTCCGAACGGCGCCGACCTGGAGGTGTTCCGGTACGCGCCGCCGCGCTCTCTGGAGCCCGGGCGTCCCGTGCGGCTGCTGTACAGCGGGACGATGACGTCCTGGCAGGGCGTGCACCATGCCATCGAGGCCTGCCGGCTGCTGCGGCGGGACATGCCCACGGTGCTGACGCTGGTGGGCCCGCTGCGCCGGCACACACGACGGGCGCTGATGGACCGGTGCGGTGACCTGCTGCTGGAGGGCACCGTGGAGTTGCTGGAACCCCTGCCCCAGGCGGAGCTGGCGGCGCTGCACCATGCCTGCGACGTGGTGCTGGTGCCCCTGCCCTTCAACGACCGCAACTGCGTGCAGGGCTGCTGTCCGCTGAAGCTGCTGGAGGCCATGGCCACCGGGACGCCCGTGGTGGCCAGCAACCTCCCCGTGGTGAGCACCCTGGCCGCTCCGGACGAGGTGATGCTGATACGGCCGGGCTCCGCGAAGGCGATTGCTGAAGCGGTGAAGGCCCTGCGGGCGGACCCCACCCTGGGCCCCGCGCTGAGCGCGAAGGCACGGGCGCGAGTGGAGCGCGACTTCCCATGGAGCCGCGCGGGCGAAGCCCTGGTGAGCGCCTATGAGGAGCGGCTCGGGATGGCGCGGGCCAGTACGCGACGAAGCACCGCTGCCTCCGCGTGCGCCTGA